Proteins encoded in a region of the Pseudochaenichthys georgianus chromosome 20, fPseGeo1.2, whole genome shotgun sequence genome:
- the shha gene encoding sonic hedgehog protein: MLLWTRLVLVGLICLSLASSGMGCGPGRGYGRRRHPKKLTPLAYKQFIPNVAEKTLGASGRYEGKITRNSERFKELTPNYNTDIIFKDEENTGADRLMTQRCKDKLNSLAISVMNQWPGVKLRVTEGWDEDGHHFEESLHYEGRAVDITTSDRDKSKYGTLSRLAVEAGFDWVYYESKAHIHCSVKAENSVAAKSGGCFPGSSTVTLQDGTQKPVKLLQSGDRVLAADAHGNPMYTDFIMFIDQDSTTRRLFYVIETESGEKITLTAAHLLFVGQNNTDNTDEMSAVFASQVQTGQTVFVFDAERRRLEPACVKRIFTHEYEGSFAPVTVQGTVVVDQVLASCYAVIQDHDLAHWALAPVRFFYWVNSLLYQRPTSAQPDGVHWYSKILFQLGTWLLDSHSIHPLGMSVYTS; encoded by the exons atgctgcTGTGGACCAGACTCGTATTGGTCGGTCTCATCTGCTTGTCCTTGGCTTCCTCTGGGATGGGATGTGGACCGGGCAGGGGGTATGGAAGGAGAAGGCACCCGAAGAAACTGACACCTCTTGCCTACAAGCAGTTCATCCCCAACGTGGCGGAGAAGACCCTCGGGGCAAGCGGAAGATACGAAGGCAAGATCACCAGAAACTCCGAGCGATTTAAAGAACTGACTCCCAATTATAACACAGACATCATATTCAAGGATGAGGAGAACACGGGCGCGGACCGGCTCATGACTCAG AGATGTAAAGACAAGCTGAACTCTCTGGCCATCTCGGTGATGAACCAGTGGCCCGGGGTCAAGCTTCGGGTCACGGAGGGCTGGGACGAGGACGGGCACCACTTCGAGGAGTCGCTCCACTACGAGGGCCGAGCCGTGGACATCACCACCTCGGACAGGGACAAGAGCAAATACGGAACTTTGTCCAGACTGGCGGTGGAAGCGGGATTCGACTGGGTCTACTACGAGTCCAAAGCGCACATCCATTGCTCCGTGAAAGCAG aAAACTCAGTGGCTGCAAAGTCAGGCGGCTGCTTCCCAGGATCCTCCACGGTCACCCTGCAGGATGGCACCCAGAAGCCGGTCAAACTCCTCCAGAGCGGGGACAGGGTCCTGGCAGCGGATGCGCACGGAAACCCGATGTACACCGACTTCATCATGTTCATAGACCAAGACTCGACCACCAGGAGGCTTTTCTACGTGATCGAAACTGAGTCGGGGGAGAAAATCACCCTCACGGCAGCTCACCTGCTGTTCGTGGGTCAAAACAACACCGACAACACGGATGAAATGTCGGCAGTCTTCGCCAGTCAGGTCCAAACCGGACAGACGGTGTTCGTGTTTGACGCAGAGAGACGTCGACTGGAACCAGCGTGCGTAAAACGGATTTTTACGCATGAATACGAGGGCTCTTTTGCACCGGTGACCGTGCAGGGAACCGTGGTGGTGGACCAGGTCCTTGCGTCCTGTTACGCAGTGATCCAGGACCACGACCTGGCGCACTGGGCTTTGGCACCAGTCCGGTTCTTCTACTGGGTGAACTCGTTGCTTTACCAGCGTCCAACCAGTGCCCAACCCGATGGGGTGCACTGGTACTCCAAGATCCTTTTCCAGTTAGGAACATGGCTCTTGGACAGCCACTCGATCCATCCACTTGGGATGTCAGTATACACGAGTTGA